In Nitrososphaerota archaeon, one genomic interval encodes:
- a CDS encoding tetratricopeptide repeat protein, with protein sequence MGSSSRKPNDADDAFSWFKKGILLGEQGDAQNAMECFDRALEINPDDAEAWYNKGILYHDQGDAVNEMKCYDRVLAINPDDADAWYNKGILYHDKEDTENAMECFDRTLRIDPNQAQAWYNKAILLDKKGDLENEMKCYDRVLAINPDDADAWYNKGLLYRKQGDAVNEMKCIDKAKELEVLTRI encoded by the coding sequence ATGGGATCATCTTCAAGAAAACCAAATGATGCTGACGATGCTTTTTCTTGGTTCAAAAAGGGCATTCTGTTAGGTGAACAAGGCGACGCACAAAACGCAATGGAATGTTTTGACCGCGCACTAGAGATTAATCCTGATGATGCCGAAGCTTGGTACAACAAGGGTATTCTGTATCATGATCAAGGTGATGCAGTGAACGAAATGAAGTGTTATGACCGTGTATTAGCGATTAATCCTGATGATGCTGATGCTTGGTACAACAAGGGTATTCTGTATCATGATAAAGAAGACACAGAAAACGCAATGGAATGTTTTGATCGTACTCTGAGAATTGATCCTAATCAGGCTCAAGCTTGGTACAACAAGGCCATTCTGTTAGATAAAAAAGGCGATCTAGAAAACGAAATGAAGTGTTATGACCGTGTATTAGCGATTAATCCTGATGACGCTGATGCTTGGTACAACAAAGGCCTTCTGTATCGTAAGCAAGGCGACGCAGTGAACGAAATGAAATGTATTGATAAAGCAAAAGAATTAGAGGTACTAACTAGAATCTAG